In the genome of Mucilaginibacter sp. 14171R-50, the window CGGCACTGCCGGCTTCATTACGCTTTTTAAACTGTCCATTGTTATTCTCTTTGTTAATCAGGCTTTGCCAAGCGGGGGAATAAGTGGTAATGGTTACCTGTTCCGTCAACTGGTGAAAAGGAAAGTGCCGGTTGCAAAAGCATATCAGGCGCTGGTTTTAGAATCAATTACGTATTACCTGGCCTTTATATTTTTATTGACCGGGCTGTATGCCTGGGTATGGCATCAGCCCGGTCACCAGCCTGTAATGAGCTATACGGTTCTTATCGGGTGCGTATTTTTTTGCTGCCTTGGTGCATTGATGCTGGGTATCAGTAATCGACGCACAATTTCGTATCTGCTGCCAAAGCTTAACCGCATACGTTGGTTGAAGCGTTACATCGCAAACAGTGGCTTGCTTACCCTTTCAAAAAGCGGAAACGCGGATTGGAAGGATCTTTTCAAGGATAAGAAAGCTTTGATTTGCGCGGTGTTTTACCATATGAGCATCCTGGTTTGTGACGCGGTCACGGTATTTGCCATTATACATGGTTTTCATGTTACCTTGCATCCGGCCTTAATCATGTACGGCCTGTTATTAAGCCTGGTAATCGGTTCTCTCCCCATATCGCCGGGTGCGCTGATAGCGTATGAAAGTGCCATGACTTATTTTTACACGGTACTGGGCTTACCGGTTCACGCGGCGCTTATTGTTACCCTGCTTTTTCGCTTCTTCTCGTTTTGGCTGCCTATACCTATTGGCCTGGCGCTTTACCGCAACCTTCGCCATCGTTAATATCAGCGTGACCAGGATCATTTTTCGCGCTGCCAGCCGTCAGTGGATGGCGCCTCCGCTAAGGCTATTTTGCAGGTATTTCAGATTACGTTTATGAAAATGATACTGGTTTTAACAGATTTCTCGCGGAATTCGGCTCACGCAGCCCGTTCAGCCGCCTGGCTGGCGGAAAAATTCCACGCAGGCCTGCTGCTATGGAACTGTTCACCAAAGATACCTATAATGCCGGGCTACCTGGGAGGTGCTGCAGTAGCCGAAGCGGTGGCCGGAACCGGGGAAGGCGAAGGGTTGCTTGATGTGGCGGTGCGACAATTAGACGACTATATTAGCAGCACCGGCGGCACATACAAGCCACGATTATTTACCTGTTACAAGGAAGGAAGCCTGGAAAGGGAACTGGCCCTGCAATTGGACGAACACCCGGTTGAGCTGATCGTGATGGGTTCGGCAGCTTCGTCGTGCAGCGTTGAACATGTTTTTAGCGGAAGCGACACATTCAAAGTTCTTGAAACAGCAACATGCCCTGTATTGGTTGTGCCGCCAAGAGCTGGTTTGGATCAATTGGAAAAGATAGTTTTTGCCACTGATTTTGAACCGCAGGATCTAAACGCGCTTCGCCATCTTCAGGAACTATTTTCGATGTTTGATTTGGATATCGAACTGGTGCATGTTACGCTGAATGGCGATAAGGATGATTCTACCATCGCTAAAGAAAAGCAGTTCCTGACGCAATTGAGCGGGTTTGATAAACCGATCAACTATAAAGAGATCCGGGGGAAAGATGTTACCGGCCGTTTGAACCGCATCAGTAAACAAACGGGTGCCGACCTGCTTTCAATGACGCATCACCAATATTCGGTATTTAAAAGACTGCTGACCTACAGCCAGGCCAAAAAAGAACTGGCACATCAAAAAATACCGTTGTTATTATTCCCCTTTAATGCTAAAAGGTGATGATTGTCAGCGTTTGGGAAGCGCCGGCGACTGGTGGCAAACTGAGCGCACACCTGATCTAGTACCCTTGACCGGCAGGGACACCGGGGTAAAGCGATAAGTTTACAGATACAGCTATCAGAAATCTACCCTTCACTCACCCCTGATGCGCCGGTAGAGTGACCGAACTGCCTGCTTGTTCCAGCCTGCCAGCCTGCCGCGTTGAACAGCCAATCTGTTATCATTTGGCTGTTCAGGGAAGTAATAAAAGGCAAATGCCGCCCGAGGATTTTGCCAGCCAATGATCTGGCCGAAACGCAGGTCGTTAAATACAAGGGTATCCTTACGCATTTCTGCCGTGTAGAATTGTGGCGAAAAGCGAATAAGCTGCTGAACGGTGGCCTGGTGCTTAGCCCTGGCCAGTAAATAGGCATTACGCGGGAAATAATGCAGGGACAGGTGT includes:
- a CDS encoding lysylphosphatidylglycerol synthase transmembrane domain-containing protein yields the protein MRKAAVFRPARILFYILSLLVFYLAIRYIGTLKDIRLLLAQMSAAWLILAVTAQVTTYLLNVMIFRTLLNGQTGTAGFITLFKLSIVILFVNQALPSGGISGNGYLFRQLVKRKVPVAKAYQALVLESITYYLAFIFLLTGLYAWVWHQPGHQPVMSYTVLIGCVFFCCLGALMLGISNRRTISYLLPKLNRIRWLKRYIANSGLLTLSKSGNADWKDLFKDKKALICAVFYHMSILVCDAVTVFAIIHGFHVTLHPALIMYGLLLSLVIGSLPISPGALIAYESAMTYFYTVLGLPVHAALIVTLLFRFFSFWLPIPIGLALYRNLRHR
- a CDS encoding universal stress protein codes for the protein MKMILVLTDFSRNSAHAARSAAWLAEKFHAGLLLWNCSPKIPIMPGYLGGAAVAEAVAGTGEGEGLLDVAVRQLDDYISSTGGTYKPRLFTCYKEGSLERELALQLDEHPVELIVMGSAASSCSVEHVFSGSDTFKVLETATCPVLVVPPRAGLDQLEKIVFATDFEPQDLNALRHLQELFSMFDLDIELVHVTLNGDKDDSTIAKEKQFLTQLSGFDKPINYKEIRGKDVTGRLNRISKQTGADLLSMTHHQYSVFKRLLTYSQAKKELAHQKIPLLLFPFNAKR